One uncultured Gellertiella sp. genomic window carries:
- a CDS encoding DNA polymerase III subunit gamma/tau, whose translation MSDSEPTADSKAPATGYRVLARKYRPKDFSDLMVGQEPMVRTLTNAFETGRIAQAYMLTGVRGVGKTTTARILARALNYKTAEIDRPTIDLRVPGDHCQAIMEGRHVDVIEMDAASHTGIDDIREIIEQVRYRPVSARYKVYIIDEVHMLSTQAFNGLLKTLEEPPEHVKFIFATTEIRKVPITVLSRCQRFDLRRISAADLVGLFSVIAAKEGVPAEPEALAMIARAAEGSARDGLSLMDQAIAHGNGQVLGEAVRGMLGLADRARIVDLFDHIVRGDAAGALQEFASQYEAGASPSVVLTDLADFTHLVTRLKYVPEAGNDPSLSEVERLRGTEFSTSVSVTTLSRIWQMLLKGIGETETASRPAGAAEMVLIRLAHAAHLPSPEDAARRVLQLGSGEASAPSRPSPPAQGGPGATMAAPQMIHQQQAVQTNAAPRPQPGPVARLHAVEGSRPEGQPLGRTEARPEPKVHVRSLGDIVDLCAQNRDAKLKALTRAFIRLVRLEPGRLDVALAEGAPGTLLNDLSVKLKDWTGIHWIVSLSRDTAEPTLVEQETAARGAQLLDARTDPDVAAILSRFPGAKVIDVRIRASENEAGELETPAPALVESEEGDILPGDDIEF comes from the coding sequence ATGAGCGACAGCGAGCCGACCGCAGACAGCAAGGCACCCGCCACCGGCTACCGGGTTCTCGCCCGCAAATACCGCCCGAAGGATTTCTCGGACCTGATGGTCGGCCAGGAACCGATGGTGCGCACGCTCACCAATGCGTTCGAGACCGGCCGCATCGCGCAGGCCTACATGCTGACCGGCGTGCGCGGGGTCGGCAAGACCACCACCGCCCGCATTCTTGCCCGCGCCCTGAATTACAAGACCGCCGAGATCGACCGCCCGACCATCGACCTCAGGGTCCCCGGCGACCATTGCCAGGCGATCATGGAAGGCCGCCATGTCGACGTGATCGAGATGGATGCCGCCTCCCATACCGGCATCGACGACATCAGGGAAATCATCGAGCAGGTGCGCTACCGCCCGGTATCGGCCCGCTACAAGGTCTATATCATCGACGAAGTGCACATGCTGTCGACCCAGGCCTTCAACGGATTGCTGAAGACGCTTGAAGAGCCGCCCGAGCATGTGAAATTCATCTTTGCCACCACCGAAATCCGCAAGGTGCCGATCACCGTGCTGTCGCGCTGCCAGCGGTTCGACCTGCGCCGGATCAGCGCTGCCGATCTCGTCGGCCTGTTTTCGGTGATTGCCGCCAAGGAAGGCGTGCCTGCCGAGCCGGAAGCGCTGGCGATGATCGCGCGGGCTGCCGAAGGTTCGGCGCGTGACGGCCTGTCGCTGATGGACCAGGCCATCGCGCATGGAAATGGCCAGGTGCTTGGCGAAGCCGTGCGCGGCATGCTCGGCCTTGCCGACCGGGCCCGGATCGTCGACCTTTTCGACCATATCGTGCGCGGCGATGCGGCAGGCGCATTGCAGGAATTTGCCAGCCAGTATGAGGCGGGCGCGAGCCCCTCGGTGGTGCTGACCGATCTTGCCGATTTCACCCATCTCGTCACCCGGCTGAAATATGTGCCGGAGGCAGGCAATGACCCGTCGCTCAGCGAGGTCGAGCGGCTGCGCGGCACGGAATTTTCGACCTCCGTCTCGGTCACCACCCTGTCGCGCATCTGGCAGATGCTGCTGAAGGGGATCGGCGAGACGGAAACCGCCTCGCGACCGGCGGGTGCGGCCGAGATGGTGCTGATCCGCCTTGCCCATGCCGCCCACCTGCCCTCGCCGGAAGACGCGGCGCGGCGGGTGCTGCAGCTTGGCAGCGGCGAGGCGTCCGCCCCCTCCCGGCCCTCGCCTCCCGCACAGGGCGGGCCCGGCGCAACGATGGCCGCTCCGCAGATGATCCATCAGCAGCAGGCCGTCCAGACCAATGCAGCGCCGCGACCGCAACCAGGCCCGGTCGCCCGTCTGCATGCGGTCGAGGGCTCAAGGCCGGAAGGCCAGCCGCTCGGTCGCACCGAAGCCCGGCCCGAGCCGAAAGTGCATGTCAGAAGCCTCGGCGACATCGTCGACCTCTGCGCCCAGAACCGCGATGCCAAGCTGAAGGCGCTGACACGGGCCTTCATCCGGCTGGTGCGCCTCGAGCCCGGCCGGCTGGATGTGGCGCTCGCCGAGGGGGCACCGGGAACGCTGCTCAACGATCTCAGCGTCAAGCTGAAGGACTGGACCGGAATCCACTGGATCGTGTCGCTGAGCCGCGACACGGCCGAACCGACGCTGGTCGAACAGGAAACCGCCGCCCGTGGCGCGCAGTTGCTGGATGCCAGGACCGACCCCGATGTGGCGGCGATCCTGTCGCGCTTTCCCGGGGCGAAGGTGATCGACGTCCGGATCCGCGCCAGCGAAAACGAGGCGGGGGAGCTCGAGACCCCGGCCCCGGCCCTCGTCGAATCCGAGGAAGGCGACATCCTGCCCGGCGACGATATCGAGTTTTGA
- a CDS encoding YbaB/EbfC family nucleoid-associated protein, with protein sequence MKDIMGMMGKVKEMQAKMEKMQGEIAALEVEGRSGGGLVSVRMNGKGELLGVKIDPSLFKEEDIEIIEDLIVAAHKDAKDKAEAVTAEKTRALTAGLPIPPGFKLPF encoded by the coding sequence ATGAAAGACATCATGGGCATGATGGGCAAGGTCAAGGAAATGCAGGCCAAGATGGAAAAGATGCAGGGCGAAATCGCTGCACTTGAAGTCGAAGGCCGGTCCGGCGGCGGCCTCGTCTCGGTCCGCATGAATGGCAAGGGCGAGCTGCTCGGTGTCAAGATCGACCCCTCCCTGTTCAAGGAAGAGGACATCGAAATCATCGAGGACCTTATCGTCGCCGCCCACAAGGATGCCAAGGACAAGGCCGAAGCGGTGACCGCCGAAAAGACCCGGGCCCTGACGGCTGGCCTGCCGATCCCGCCCGGCTTCAAGCTGCCTTTCTGA
- a CDS encoding HIT family protein, with amino-acid sequence MSAFQLDERLARDSDGIVGLGLCQLRLMKDSRWPWLILVPEREGLSEVFDLPPLEQTMMALEVNMVAAALKKVTGAEKINIGALGNIVRQLHIHVVARSQGDANWPGPVWGHGQSVGYGDHARHVFVRKILEALSS; translated from the coding sequence TTGAGCGCATTTCAACTGGATGAACGGCTGGCCCGCGACAGCGACGGCATTGTCGGACTGGGCCTGTGCCAATTGCGGCTGATGAAGGACAGCCGCTGGCCCTGGTTGATTCTGGTGCCGGAACGGGAGGGTTTGAGCGAGGTTTTCGATCTTCCGCCGCTTGAGCAGACGATGATGGCGCTGGAGGTCAACATGGTCGCGGCGGCACTGAAGAAGGTGACCGGAGCGGAGAAGATCAATATCGGCGCGCTTGGAAATATCGTGCGGCAGCTGCATATTCACGTGGTGGCACGGTCGCAGGGCGATGCCAACTGGCCCGGTCCCGTCTGGGGTCATGGCCAGTCGGTCGGCTACGGCGATCATGCCCGCCACGTCTTCGTCCGCAAGATCCTGGAAGCGCTGTCCTCATGA